Proteins from one Fragaria vesca subsp. vesca linkage group LG6, FraVesHawaii_1.0, whole genome shotgun sequence genomic window:
- the LOC101315163 gene encoding homeobox-leucine zipper protein GLABRA 2-like codes for MGVVDMSNNPPTSRTKDFFASPALSLSLAGIFRDAGTPAETAANREGDEGDEGSVGGRRRSREDTAEISSENSGPARSRSAEDIDFDAELGEQDEDDGDGDNKNKKKKRKKYHRHTTEQIREMEALFKESPHPDEKQRQQLSKQLGLAPRQVKFWFQNRRTQIKAIQERHENSLLKGEMEKLRDENKAMREQINKSCCPNCGSATTSRDATLTTEEQQLRIENARLKSEVEKLRAALVKYPLGTSSPSSSTGQDQENRSSLDFYTGIFGLEKSRIMEIVNQAMEELQKMATAGEPLWVRSVETGREILNYDEYIKEFNIEVPATGRPKRSIEASRETGVVFVDLPKLVQSFMDVNQWKEMFPSIISKAATVDVINNGEGDNRNGAVQLMFAELQMLTPLVPTREVYFVRCSKQLSAEQWAVVDVSIDKVEDNIDASLVKCRKRPSGCIIEDKSNGHCKVIWVEHLECQKSTVQTMYRSIVNSGLAFGARHWVATLQLQCERLVFFMATNVPMKDSTGVATLAGRKSILKMAQRMTSSFCRAIGASSYHTWTKITSKTGDDIRIASRKNLNDPGEPIGVILCAVSSVWLPVSPFTLFDFLRDETRRNEWDIMLNGGPAQTIANLSKGQDRGNAVTIQTMKSKENSMWILQDSCINAYESMVVYAPVDITGMQSVMTGCDSSNMAVLSSGFSILPDGLESRPMVITSRQEDRGSDSEGGTLLTVAFQVLTNTSPTAKLTMESVESANTLISCTLRNIKTSLQCEDG; via the exons ATGGGCGTCGTCGACATGTCCAACAATCCACCAACTTCTCGCACCAAAGACTTCTTCGCCTCCCCTGCTCTCTCCCTCAGCCTC GCTGGGATTTTCCGAGATGCCGGGACTCCGGCGGAGACGGCGGCTAATAGGGAGGGGGACGAAGGCGATGAAGGGAGCGTAGGCGGTCGCCGGAGGTCGAGAGAAGACACGGCCGAGATCAGCAGCGAGAACTCGGGCCCGGCGAGGTCGAGATCAGCGGAAGACATTGATTTTGATGCCGAGTTGGGAGAGCAAGATGAGGATGATGGTGATGGAGACAACAAGAACAAGAAGAAGAAGAGGAAAAAGTATCACAGACACACCACTGAGCAAATCCGAGAAATGGAAGC GCTGTTCAAGGAGTCACCCCATCCAGATGAGAAGCAAAGACAGCAGCTGAGCAAGCAGCTAGGCCTTGCTCCAAGGCAAGTCAAGTTTTGGTTCCAAAATCGCCGTACCCAAATCAAG GCTATTCAAGAGCGCCATGAAAACTCATTGTTGAAAGGAGAAATGGAGAAACTCCGAGATGAGAATAAGGCAATGAGGGAGCAAATTAACAAATCTTGTTGCCCCAACTGTGGCAGTGCCACCACTAGCAGAGATGCCACCTTGACTACCGAGGAGCAACAACTCCGAATTGAAAATGCCAGGCTCAAATCCGAG GTTGAAAAACTCCGAGCTGCTCTAGTAAAATACCCTCTTGGGACATCCTCTCCTTCCAGTTCTACTGGGCAGGACCAGGAGAACAGAAGCTCATTGGACTTCTACACCGGTATTTTTGGTCTTGAGAAGTCTAGGATTATGGAGATAGTTAACCAAGCAATGGAGGAGCTTCAAAAGATGGCTACAGCTGGAGAACCACTCTGGGTCCGAAGTGTTGAGACTGGCCGTGAAATACTTAACTATGATGAGTACATCAAAGAGTTCAACATTGAAGTTCCAGCCACTGGGCGGCCAAAGAGATCCATTGAGGCCTCAAGGGAGACGGGTGTTGTTTTTGTAGATCTCCCAAAACTAGTTCAGAGTTTCATGGATGTG AATCAATGGAAGGAAATGTTTCCATCTATTATCTCAAAGGCTGCCACTGTTGATGTTATTAACAATGGCGAAGGAGACAATAGAAATGGTGCTGTACAATTG ATGTTTGCAGAGCTGCAAATGCTTACACCTTTAGTGCCCACCAGAGAAGTTTACTTCGTTAGATGTAGCAAGCAACTGAGTGCTGAACAGTGGGCTGTCGTTGATGTTTCCATTGACAAAGTTGAAGATAACATTGATGCATCCTTGGTGAAATGCAGAAAACGTCCCTCGGGTTGCATCATTGAAGACAAATCAAACGGCCATTGCAAG GTAATCTGGGTGGAGCACTTAGAGTGCCAGAAAAGCACAGTTCAGACCATGTACCGGAGTATTGTCAACAGTGGTCTGGCTTTTGGGGCAAGACATTGGGTAGCGACGCTGCAACTCCAATGCGAAAGGCTTGTTTTCTTCATGGCAACCAATGTTCCAATGAAGGATTCAACTG GAGTAGCCACCTTGGCTGGGAGAAAAAGCATTTTGAAAATGGCACAAAGAATGACATCAAGTTTTTGTCGCGCAATTGGTGCATCAAGCTATCATACCTGGACCAAGATCACTAGCAAAACAGGTGATGACATTAGGATTGCCTCCAGGAAGAACTTGAACGATCCAGGAGAACCTATTGGTGTGATCTTATGTGCAGTTTCTTCAGTATGGTTGCCTGTCTCTCCTTTCACCCTCTTTGATTTTTTGAGAGACGAGACTCGCAGGAACGAG TGGGACATTATGTTAAATGGGGGTCCAGCACAAACAATTGCAAACCTATCCAAAGGACAAGATCGTGGCAATGCTGTTACTATTCAA ACAATGAAATCAAAAGAAAACAGCATGTGGATTCTACAAGATAGCTGCATAAATGCTTACGAGTCCATGGTGGTATATGCTCCGGTGGATATCACGGGCATGCAATCTGTGATGACAGGATGTGACTCAAGCAACATGGCAGTATTGTCTTCAGGGTTCTCTATTCTTCCAGATGGGTTGGAATCAAGGCCTATGGTTATCACTTCGAGGCAAGAAGACCGAGGCAGTGACAGTGAAGGAGGAACTTTGCTGACCGTAGCATTTCAAGTGTTGACTAATACCTCTCCTACTGCCAAACTAACAATGGAGTCTGTGGAGTCTGCCAACACTCTTATATCATGTACTTTGAGAAATATTAAGACGAGCTTGCAGTGCGAGGATGGCTGA
- the LOC101315448 gene encoding 30S ribosomal protein S17, chloroplastic-like: MSLTASLLPFSPTKLSTQFLHGSTPLSFLSKPTSSLSFPTPLRHTSLQPIKALKYLQGRVVCSTNDKTVAVEVTRLAPHPKYKRRVRKKKKYQAHDENNQFQVGDVVQLEKSRPISKTKTFIAVPLPPKNVKKKEEEGTSELGIPLESQQV, encoded by the coding sequence ATGTCACTCACAGCTTCACTCCTCCCCTTCTCCCCCACCAAGCTCTCCACCCAATTCCTCCATGGCTCAACGCCTCTCTCCTTCCTCTCCAAACCCACTTCCTCTCTCTCCTTCCCAACTCCACTCCGCCACACTTCCCTCCAACCCATCAAGGCCCTCAAGTACCTCCAGGGCCGAGTCGTCTGCTCCACCAACGACAAGACCGTCGCCGTGGAGGTCACTCGCTTAGCCCCCCACCCAAAATACAAGAGGAGGGTGAGGAAGAAGAAGAAGTACCAGGCCCATGACGAGAATAACCAGTTCCAGGTGGGTGACGTGGTGCAGCTTGAGAAGAGCAGACCCATCAGCAAGACCAAGACTTTCATTGCCGTGCCGCTTCCGCCCAAGAATGTGAAGAAGAAGGAGGAAGAGGGCACGAGCGAGCTGGGGATTCCTTTGGAGTCTCAGCAGGTTTAG